The genomic interval CTCAAAAAGAACTTGTGactaatataaaaacaaaacacttgCAAATAATCCAATTCAGCTAAACCAGGAATTTTCGAGTCGGGACGAACAGAACATTGCAAACCAAAAGGTAAAACCTTAAGTTGGTGGTGTACATAAAGATCACAAGTTCACATTGAGATTTGAGATcctaataatttaattttgaaattttgtatcGAAAATCTTAAGTTAAAATTTTTCTGATTAACGTTCTAAATTTATgttatctatctatactattattaatgaagtgattttgctgatttgtcacatCCTCtatgattttagttaattttgcttatttttatattattattagtttttacttaaatttttaatttattaatttaaataatataaatatttcaaaattataattaatttattaattaaattgtatactattttaactttcacaagCTTTTTATTAGAGTTTagcttaaataattaatttattaatttcaataatataatataactatCTCGAAATTTCTAATTGGAACTAGAActataattgttttattaatttcaaaattataactaatttattaatttcacttgttgttgttgttttattactgtttaatttataagaaatttttttggtaatttaataCATTTTTCTGATTCAAAAATACAAAGTAAATTAACAGAGATTAAAAGTTCACATTCTTTCTTATCCAAAAAAGAATTCACATTGCTATTTTACTTTATTGTGtgtaatatttgatatttaagaaagtctaagttacaaaaaaatatatttgatatttaactATGTTCTCGTGGTTTCATAGTTTTATACATTTCCTTTGTACTAAGAAGACGtagaccaaaataaaaataaattaaaaaactaaaatgatcaAGAATATAAGTGCAGGTACATCCGAGATATATGGAATAATTGGACTCAACTAGCACACGTTAAGCTTAAGATGAAGCAAAAGCAGAAATTCCACTTCACAGAAACACACATATTGTACACTCTTCGAGCTTGTTATATTCGATAACAATAGTAGTCTTGTTCAGTTTGTTATGGTTCTTTAAAGCtttaattcttttctttttttacaacTTTAAGTTTTATTCATAAAtcgtattttccttatttatcTAAATCTACACAATCACTTTCAGCTTCCACTATGCACTAAATACAAATAATTGACTTGTTTCTTGACTTGACTTATCAATTTAAGCGTCTTTTAACTGATGTTATTTCTTCTTCAGATCTGAAAGCTTTGTGATCCTCTTCTTCGTGCTGTTAttcatggcttcttcttcatcatctccatCTAGCAGTTGGTTGTATCACGTCTTCCTTAGCTTCCGTGGAGTAGACGTGCGCAAAGGGTTTCTTAGTCACGTTAGAAAAGGGCTCGAAAGCAAGGGAATCATAGCTTTCGTTGATGACGAGATCAAGCGAGGCGAATCTGTCGGTCCCGTGCTTGTAGGAGCGATCAGACAATCAAGGGTTGCTGTTGTTTTGCTCTCCCCTAACTACTCTTCTTCAAGCTGGTGTCTGGACGAGTTGGTGGAAATCATGAAGTGCAGGGAAGAAGGTCAACAGACAGTAATGACCATTTTCTATGAAGTGGATCCATCTGATGTTAGGAGGCAGACCGGAGATTTCGGGAAGGCCTTTGATAAAACCTGTGTGGGAAAAACAGAAGAGGTGAAGCAGGCATGGATGCAAGCTTTGAAGGATGTGGCGGGTATAGCTGGTTACCACTCTAGCAACTGGTTCGTTCACTTTTACTTGAATTTACTTGCTTATTATGTATAGCTACTTTTCATGATAATTGTTTTAATCAATATCCTCATTTTTCTTATTAGTGATAATGAAGCTGAAATGATCAACAAAGTTGCCGCAGATGTTACGGCTGCGTTGGGTTTTACACAGTCAAAAGACTTTGATGACTTTATTGGCATAGGAGCTCGTATCATGAAGATAAAATCGAAGTTGGTCCTACAATCAGAAGAAGTTAAGGTGATTGGAGTTGTGGGTCCTCCGGGGATTGGTAAAACTACCATTGCAAGAGTTTTATACAACCAACTCTCTCCTGGTTTTCCATTCAGCACGTTCTTGGAGAATATAAGAGGAAGTTTCGAGAAGACTTGTGGTAACGACTATCAGGTCAAGTTgtgtttgcaaaaaaaattgttgtctCAAATATTTAACCAAAAGGATATTGAGGTTCTTCACTTAGGAGTGGCCCATGAAAAGCTGAGTGACAAAAAAGTGTTGGTTGTTCTTGATGAAGTGGATAGCTGGTGGCAACTAGAGGCAACGGGAAACCATCTGTTTGGTCCTGGAAGTATAATTATCATTACAACCGAAGATAGAAAAATTCTCAAGGCACTCGGACTCGGGATCAATCATATCTACGAAATGAAACTTCCAACTTCAAGCGAGTCTCTGCAGATCTTCTGCCAATATGCTTTCGATAAAAAGTCTCCAGATAATGGTTTTGAATGGCTTGCTTGGGAAGTTACTAAACTTGTTGGTGATCTTCCTCTAGGCCTGAGAGTCATGGGATCGTATCTACGAGGAATGTCCAGGGACTACTGGATAGATGCACTACCAAGGCTGAGGTCTAGCCTTGACACAGAAATTGAAACAACTCTAAGATTTAGCTACGACGTCTTAAGTGATAAAGATAAAGCTCTTTTCCTGCATATTGCATGTTTCTTTGTTGGTTTGGGGGAAGACTGCATTAAGAATTGTCTTGAAAAAAGTGGTTTGGACGTCAATCATGGGCTTCAAGTCTTAGCTCATAGATCTCTGATATCTATAGAACAAGGATACATACGGATGCATTGTTTACTACAACAAATGGGTAGAGAAATTGTGAAGAAACAGTCTGGAGAGAGACAATTCTTGATGGATACCAAGGAGATTTCTGATGTACTAGAAGAAGATactgtaagtttttttttacatctgCAGTCTTCTGTTTCCTTGGTTTATAAGGtgagtttttttatctttctgaATAATCTCTTCTAGGGTACTGGAAAAGTTCTAGGCATAAAGTTGGATACTTCAAAGAGCAAGAAAATCCAAATAAGTAAAAGTGCTTTCCAAGGGATGAATAATCTCCAGTTTCTACATGTGATCTCTAGTACCTTATGCATACCCGAAGGACTCAACAGTCTTCCCGACAAACTCACACTTATAAATTGGAAGGACTGTCCATTGAGATTTTGGCCTTCCAAATTCTCTGGAAGGTATCTTGTCGAGCTAATCATGCCAAATAGCAAATTTAAGAAGCTCTGGAAGGGAATCAAAGTAAAAATAGtcatgatttttgttttgttttgtgtttaaagCGTGATTAGTCATTTCTCTAAAGcttatctttatttattttttgtttttgtatagcCTCTCCATTGCCTCAAGGTGATGAATTTGAGTTACTCCAAGTCTCTGAAAAAGATTCCAGATCTCTCAGAAGCAACGAGTCTTGAGAAGTTATATCTCTTTGACTGCGGAAGTTTGTTAGAGCTTACAAGCTCTATTGGCAATGCCACTAAGCTTATATTCTGCGACATTAGGAGTTGTTGGCTTTTGAAGGAGCTCCCTTCTTCTGTCGGTAGGTTAATCAATCTCGAGAAATTAGATCTAAGATTTACTGCAATAGAGAAA from Raphanus sativus cultivar WK10039 unplaced genomic scaffold, ASM80110v3 Scaffold3677, whole genome shotgun sequence carries:
- the LOC108852438 gene encoding disease resistance-like protein DSC2 isoform X1, with translation MASSSSSPSSSWLYHVFLSFRGVDVRKGFLSHVRKGLESKGIIAFVDDEIKRGESVGPVLVGAIRQSRVAVVLLSPNYSSSSWCLDELVEIMKCREEGQQTVMTIFYEVDPSDVRRQTGDFGKAFDKTCVGKTEEVKQAWMQALKDVAGIAGYHSSNCDNEAEMINKVAADVTAALGFTQSKDFDDFIGIGARIMKIKSKLVLQSEEVKVIGVVGPPGIGKTTIARVLYNQLSPGFPFSTFLENIRGSFEKTCGNDYQVKLCLQKKLLSQIFNQKDIEVLHLGVAHEKLSDKKVLVVLDEVDSWWQLEATGNHLFGPGSIIIITTEDRKILKALGLGINHIYEMKLPTSSESLQIFCQYAFDKKSPDNGFEWLAWEVTKLVGDLPLGLRVMGSYLRGMSRDYWIDALPRLRSSLDTEIETTLRFSYDVLSDKDKALFLHIACFFVGLGEDCIKNCLEKSGLDVNHGLQVLAHRSLISIEQGYIRMHCLLQQMGREIVKKQSGERQFLMDTKEISDVLEEDTGTGKVLGIKLDTSKSKKIQISKSAFQGMNNLQFLHVISSTLCIPEGLNSLPDKLTLINWKDCPLRFWPSKFSGRYLVELIMPNSKFKKLWKGIKPLHCLKVMNLSYSKSLKKIPDLSEATSLEKLYLFDCGSLLELTSSIGNATKLIFCDIRSCWLLKELPSSVGRLINLEKLDLRFTAIEKMPSSFSTWSWLYRLDMTGCRNVKYFPNVPNSIVELVLCCTGIMEVPPLIGNLFRLRKLIMYGCAKLKTISPNISKLENLEFLALSNGCGIENDYERLRIFNYFNLFQAVIKWRSDLKRSWEFRSDFKPHYIFPICLPEKALSSPISLSLIGDSLETIPDCIRSLSRLIKLDVRACKKLVALPPLPGSLLSINAGECESLERIGSSFQNPSICLYFSNCLNLNREARNLIHTSACKHAFLPGDKVPAHFTHRASSDSLTINATPTPLPSSFRFKACILLSEGMLANNSLMDVSFLVRNKQNGLIVGRRSTQLHIPYLSRYEEHLYIFEDSFSINQDFPEATFSELTFVFKLHDKTWKVKGCGVRLLEGPQCIIDGIEDDNVDDYNDGDGVESADDVEGSILF
- the LOC108852438 gene encoding disease resistance-like protein DSC2 isoform X2; this encodes MASSSSSPSSSWLYHVFLSFRGVDVRKGFLSHVRKGLESKGIIAFVDDEIKRGESVGPVLVGAIRQSRVAVVLLSPNYSSSSWCLDELVEIMKCREEGQQTVMTIFYEVDPSDVRRQTGDFGKAFDKTCVGKTEEVKQAWMQALKDVAGIAGYHSSNCDNEAEMINKVAADVTAALGFTQSKDFDDFIGIGARIMKIKSKLVLQSEEVKVIGVVGPPGIGKTTIARVLYNQLSPGFPFSTFLENIRGSFEKTCGNDYQVKLCLQKKLLSQIFNQKDIEVLHLGVAHEKLSDKKVLVVLDEVDSWWQLEATGNHLFGPGSIIIITTEDRKILKALGLGINHIYEMKLPTSSESLQIFCQYAFDKKSPDNGFEWLAWEVTKLVGDLPLGLRVMGSYLRGMSRDYWIDALPRLRSSLDTEIETTLRFSYDVLSDKDKALFLHIACFFVGLGEDCIKNCLEKSGLDVNHGLQVLAHRSLISIEQGYIRMHCLLQQMGREIVKKQSGERQFLMDTKEISDVLEEDTGTGKVLGIKLDTSKSKKIQISKSAFQGMNNLQFLHVISSTLCIPEGLNSLPDKLTLINWKDCPLRFWPSKFSGSLSIASR